The DNA region CGACCCTGAGCATCACCCTGAGGGGGATGCCGACGGCGGACCGGATCCGGCCGAAGGCCTCCCGGGACGGGGTCAGGCCGTCGGCGGCCATGTCGGTGACCAGTTCGAGGCGGTCCGCACCACCCGCCTGAGCCGCGACCGCGTCCTCCGCGTCGAGAGCGATCACCTCCAGGACTGCACGGTTGCTCATGGGATTCCAATTCTTCGGAGCGGCTATAGGTCTAGTCCATTGACCAGCCTACGGGTCGACCGCCCGAAGGCGCAGCTCCCCACGGGGAACGTGCGCACCACCTGGCCCGCGTGAACGCCACGGACCGCCTGGGCCGCCTGGCCGTGAAGATACGCGAGGCCGCGGCGCCATCCGTGGAACGGACGCGCCGCGGCCTCGCGGTCACGGGCGGGAGAGCGTCAGGGCTGGACCGGCATCGACCAGCAGTTGGAGCCCGTGGGCCTGCCGGCGAGGCGGTCGGTCAGCCAGGACACGGCCTTGCCCTGGTCGGTGAGGAGAGGGGCGACGTGGTTGGTCAGGAGCTTGTCCCCGAGGTTGGGCAGGATGACGGCCTCGTAGGTGACGTCGCCGCCCTTGCGGCACCAGTCCACCGCCAGCTGCCGGGCCTGTCCGTGTCCGACGATGTCGTCCTGGACGCCGGTCACCAGGCGTACCGGGCCGGCCGGCCTGAGCCTGCCGATGCGCTGGGCGGCGAGGGCCGCCTGGAGCTTCGGCTCGGCCGCGATGACGTCGGCGATGGACCTGCCGTCGGCGGTCCACTTCTTGCTGCTGGTGAAGCCGTAGCCGAAGATCGCGTCGCCGACGCACATGGTGGACGTGTCCGCGAGCGCGGCCTTGCCGGTCGCGTTGGTGTGGGCGTCGACGACCGCCCGCAGTGACGGGTCGGACTGGGCGAAGCCGTTGATCGACCAGCCCAGCGCACCGGCCAGGGCGCTCCCGTCGATGCCCTTCATCACCTCGGTGAGGTCGGCGGGCGGTGCACCGGCGTAGGTTCCGGCCAGCTCGACGTCGGGCGCGTAGGCGGGCTGCAGCTCGGCCGCCGCCGCGCTCGCGCCGCCGCCCTGGCTGTACCCGTACAGGCCGACGCGCGAATCGCCGGTGACCGAGGCGCCCGCGACGCCGCGCGCGGCGCGTACCGCGTCCAGCAGGGCGTGCGCCTCGTCGACGCGGTTGACGTAGGTGTGGAGACGGTCCGTCGTGCCGAGTCCGGCGTAGTCGGTGACGACCACCGCCGCGCCGGCGGCCAGGAAGCGGTAGGCCGCCAGGTTGTCGTAGCCGATGGACAGGGTCCCCTCGCCCACCGTCAGCGGATGCTGGAGGGCCAGCGAGGGGGCGCACTGATCACCCTGGCCCATGGTTCCCGAGGCCAGCGCCACCAGCGGGCGGGCCCCGCCACCCTTCCAGGTGACCGAGGGTTCTATGTACGCACCGGTGACCGCGACGGGCTGCCCGCCCGCGTCGGTGGACCTGTACATCAGCCGCGTCGCCGTTCCCGGCAGCGGGCGGCCGTCCAGACCGGGCAGGCTGAGGCCGAGCGGCAGCGGCTCCGTCCGGACGAGGGCCCCGTCGGCGGACGGCAGTTCCGCGGGCGGGGTGTAGAAGGCGGGGATGGTCACACCCCGGGAGACCACCGGTCCGGTGGAGGCGGAGGCGGTGGGCACGGCGTAGGCGCCCAGGCAGGCCGCCACCGCGGCCGTCGCGACGATCAGGCGCCCGGCAGCGCCGGGACGCGGGCGGCGACGGGGGACGTGGGGGGTACTCATGGTCGAGCTCGAACGGGCGGTCTTGCGCGGACTCACGGCTCACTCCCTCGCTCTGCTCCGATGAAGGTGAGCGCAAGCTAGCACCGAGCCGTTACCTGAGGTAACTCACCAGTAAGTTACGCTTCGGTAACGTTACTGGGCAGTCAGCTCGCCCCCGCCCGGCCACCGCGGCCCGGAGCCTGCGGCCGTCCGGTCCCTGCGCCCGTCAGGCGCATACGAAGCGGACCGGCGTCCCCGGCGCCGCCTGGGCGGCCCCCGCCAGCGCGGACTCGGCGACGACACCGACCACCGGGTAACCCCCCGTCGTCGGGTGGTCGTTGAGGAACACCACGGGCCGTCCGTCCGGCGGCACCTGGACGGCCCCCAGCACCATGCCCTCACTCGGCAGTTCGCCGTCCCGGGCGCGTTCCAGGGCGGGTCCCTCCGTACGCAGTCCGATGCGGTTGCTCCGCTCCGAGACCCGGTAGGCGGCGGTGGTGAGCGTCCGCAGGGCGGCGGCCGTGAACCACGCCTCGCGGGGGCCGGGGTGCAGGGGCAGGACGAGTTCGGCGGGGACGCCGGGCCAGGGGACGGCGCCGGAGGCCGGGCACGGGCCGCCGGGCTCGCCGAGCGGGAGCACGTCACCGTCCCGCAGGACGGGCGGGCCGAGCCCCGAGAGCAGGTCTGCCGACCTGCTGCCGAGCACCGGATCGGGCACCAGCCCGCCCGCGAACGCCAGGTAGGCCCGCAGTCCGTGCACCGCCGGCCCGGCCTCCAGGACCGCCCCCTCCGGTACGCGCACGGGCGCACCCCAGGCCACCGGACGCCCGTCCACCGTCACCCGGCAGGCCGCTCCGCCGACGACGGCCGTCACGGACCGGGCGCCGGTGAGGCGGACCGCGCAGCCGGTGAGCGTGGTCTCCAGCACAGCCGCGTCCGGCGCGTTGCCCACGAGCCGGTTGGCCAGGTGCCGGGCCGGGGCGTCCAGCGCACCGGCCCGGGGCACGCCCAGGTGCGCCCAGCCGCCGCGCCCCTCGTCCTGCACCGTGGTCAGCGCCCCCGCCCGGACCACCGCGAGCCCCGGGGTCATGCGCCTGCCCCCGTCGCCACGAACCGCACCCGGGTCCCGGGGCTCAGCAGCGCCGCGGGTTCGCGGCCCGGGTCCCACAGGGCGTCCGGCTCCGGCATCCGGCCGATCAGCTGCCAGCCTCCGGGCGACGGACGCGGGTACACCCCGGTGTACGGCCCGGCGAGCGCCAGCGCACCGGCGGGCACCCGGGTACGGGGAGTGGAGCGGCGCGGCACGCGCAGGTGTCCGGGCAGCCCCGTGAGGTAACCGAAGCCGGGTGCGAAGCCGCAGAAGGCCACCCGGAACTCCGTACGTGCGTGGATGCGGGCCACCTCGTCGACGCCGACGCCCCACGCCCGGCCCACGTCGGCAAGGTCGGGACCGTCGTACACGACACGGATCTCCACGGCCTCCCCGGCACCCCTGACCAGCGGCGGCACCTCCCAGGAGGCCAGCTCCCGGGCGAGCTCGGACAACCGCTCCCGCACGGCGTCCGACCGCCCGCCCGCTCCCCCCACCCCGTCCAGGAGTACGGTCCGCGCCCCGGGGACGACCTCCCGCACACCGGCGAGTCCGCCGCCCGCCCGGCGCCGGAGCAGCTCCGCGTGGAAGGCCTGGGCGTCCTCGCCCGAGGCGAACTCCACCAGCAGGGCGTGGGGTCCGGCGGGCAGCACCCGGAAGTCGCTCACGCGAACGCCCTCACAGTGATGCCGGCCTCTTCCAGCGCCGCCCGGATCCGCCGGGCGAGGGCCGCCGCCCCCGGGGTGTCCCCGTGGACGCACAGCGACCTCGCGACGACCGGCACCCGGCTGCCGTCGACACCGGTCACGGCCCGCTCGACCGCCATGCCGACGCTCCGGCGCACGACGGCGTCCCCGTCGTGCACCACGGCGCCCGGTTCACCGCGCGGGACGAGGGTGCCCCGCGGAGTGTAGGCGCGGTCGGCGAAGGCCTCCCCGACGGCGGTCAGTCCCGCGGCCCGCGCGTGGGCCAGCAACCGCGAGCCGGGCAGCCCGAGGACCGCCGGACGGCCGCCGGCCAGCAGCACACCCTCGACGACGGCGGCGGCCTGCGCGTCGTCGTGGACGACGCGGTTGTAGAGGGCGCCGTGCGGTTTCACGTACGAGACCGTGGAGCCGGCCGCCTCGGCGAACACCCGCAGGGCGCCGATCTGGTAGGCGGTCTCGGCGGTGAGCTCGGCGGCGGGCACGTCCATGGAGCGGCGCCCGAATCCGGCCAAATCGCGGTAGGAGAACTGCGCCCCGATCCGTACGCCGCGCTCCGCCGCCCGGTCGCAGACCCGCCGCATCACCGAGGCGTCGCCCGCGTGGAACCCGCAGGCCACATTGGCGCTGGTCACGCAGGTCAGCAGTGCCTCGTCGTCGGTGAGGGTCCAGCGTCCGAACCCTTCACCGAGGTCCGCGTTGAGATCCATCACAAGGGCCGTCCGCGCAGGTTCTGTCACGTCAGAACGCTAACCACCGGTCGCACCACCGACAAGATCTGGCGGCCCTAGAGTCGTCCCATGACCGACGCGCAGACGCTCCGCACCCGCTGGCAGGACACCCTCGTCGCCGTCCGGGGCCAGGCCTCGGGGCCCGACCCGCTGCCGTACGCGGACAACCTCCTGGACCGCTGGGCCGAACCCCAGCGGCGGTACCACACCACCGCCCATCTGGCGCAGGTCCTGGATCGCGTCGACACCCTGGCCGGCCATGCCGCCGACCCGGATCTGGTGCGCCTCGCCGTCTGGTTCCACGACGCGGTCTACCGGCCGGACCGCTCCGAGAACGAGGAGCGCAGCGCCGCGCTCGCCGAACGGGCCCTGCCCGAGGCGGGTGTCCCCGACGCGGCGACGGCCGAGGTGGCCCGGCTGGTCCGGCTGACCGTCACCCACGACCCGGCCGAGGGCGACACCAACGGTGAGGTGCTGTGCGACGCGGACCTGGCGATCCTGGCATCGGCCCCGAAGGAGTACGCCGCCTACGCGGCCCAGGTCAGGCAGGAGTACGGCTTCGTCCCGGACGACGCGTTCCGTGAGGGCCGGGCCGCCGTCCTGCGGCAGTTGCTGGGGCTGCCCTGCCTCTTCCGTACGCTGCACGGGGCGGCGGAGTGGGAACCGCGGGCCCGGCAGAATCTGACGACGGAGCTCGAACTCCTCACCCGCTGAGCCCGCACACCACCCGGAGCGCCCCCGCCCGTGGCCTTCCCCGCCCGGATCCTCCCGCCCCGCGGCTCCCCCTCCCCGGCTCACCCGGTGGGACGGGGGAATGCCGGAGGGCGCGTCCCTGTTGCCCACTGTCATGCCCGACTCCGCCCGCACCGCTGTGCCCGACTCCGCCGCCGGCCGTCCCCGCATGCCCCTGGCCGTCTACATCCTGGGCCTCTCGGTCTTCGCCCTCGGTACCAGTGAGTTCATGCTGTCCGGGCTGCTGCCACCCATCGCCGACGACATGAACGTGTCGATCCCCCAGGCCGGGCTCCTCATATCGGCCTTCGCGACAGGCATGGTGATCGGCGCCCCGCTGCTGGCAGTCGCCACGCTCCGGCTGCCCCGCCGGACCACCCTGATCGCGCTCATCTCCGTCTTCGGGCTGGGCCAGGTCGCGGGCGCGCTGGCGCCGACGTACGAGGTGCTCTTCGTCTCCCGGGTGGTGAGTGCGCTGGCGTGCGCGGGCTTCTGGGCCGTCGGCGCGGCCGTCGCCATCGCGATGGTTCCGGTCGGTGCCCGGGCCAGGGCGATGGCCGTCATGATCGGCGGGCTCTCGATCGCCAATGTGCTGGGCGTGCCGCTGGGCGCGTTCCTCGGCGAGAGCCTCGGCTGGCGCTCGGCGTTCTGGGCCGTGGGCGCCGCGTCCGCCGTGGCGCTGGCAGGGGTCGTCACACGCATCCCGCGCATTCCGCTGCCCGACGAGAAGCCGCAGCTCAAGCGTGAGGTCTCCATCTACCGGGACCGCCAGGTCCAGCTGTCCGTCGTCATCACGGCTCTCGCGGCGGGCGGTGTCTTCTGCGCGTTCAGCTACCTCTCGCCGCTGCTCACCGACGTCGCCGGGCTGAGCTCGGGCTGGGTGCCGTGGGTGCTCGCGCTCTTCGGTCTCGGCGCGCTGATCGGTACGACGATCGGCGGCCGGGTCGCCGACGCGCACCTCTTCGGGGTACTGGTGAGCGGCATCAGCGCGTCGACGGTCTTCCTGGTGGCGCTGGCGCTCCTCGCCTCGAACCAGGTCGCCGTCGTCGTCCTCGCGTTCCTGCTCGGGCTGTCCGCCTTCTACACGGCCCCGGCCCTCAACGCCCGGATGTTCAACGTCGCGGGCGTGGCACCCACACTCGCGGGTGCCACGACGACCGCCGCGTTCAACCTGGGCAACACCAGCGGCCCCTGGCTGGGCGGCGCGGTGATCGACGCCGACTTCGGTTTCCGGGCGACGGCCTGGGCGGGCGCCGCGATGATGGTCCTCGGCCTGGCGGCCGTGCTGGTCTCGATGCGGCTGGGCGGCAGGAGTACGCCGTCCCGGCGCGTGGCGGGCGGGAACGCACCCGCGGACTCGGACGTCGCCGTCACGGTCACCGGGAGGCGGACGGAGCAGGCCGCCCCTTAGGCCTCCGCAGTCCGGCGGCGGTGAGCCGGCGGACGATCTCCTTCGACCCGACCTCCCGCGCCCCGGCGCGCACCGCGTCGGCGTAGCGGGTATCGGGGATGTCGTAGTGGTCGCGTTCGAACGCCTTCGGCGGGCAGCCGATGGAAGCGGCGAAAGTGTGCAGCTCCTCGAACGACACGTCGCTGACCAGGTGCGACCACATGCGCCCGTGTCCCGGCCAGGTGGGCGGGTCGATGTAGACGGTCACCGCCGCAGCACCCGCGCGAGCGCACCGACCGGCGCGACGGACACCGTGGCCTTCGTACAGACCCAGCGCGGGTCGGGGCCGAGCTCCGGCTCGACCTCCAGCGCGTGGGGACCGCCCTCCGTGCAGACGGGGCACAGCGGCCAGCGGCCGTACCGCTCCAGCAGGGCGTCCTGGACGTCCTGCGCTATCAGGCCGGTGACGAACGTGGCACC from Streptomyces sp. B1I3 includes:
- a CDS encoding lipase family protein; the encoded protein is MSPRKTARSSSTMSTPHVPRRRPRPGAAGRLIVATAAVAACLGAYAVPTASASTGPVVSRGVTIPAFYTPPAELPSADGALVRTEPLPLGLSLPGLDGRPLPGTATRLMYRSTDAGGQPVAVTGAYIEPSVTWKGGGARPLVALASGTMGQGDQCAPSLALQHPLTVGEGTLSIGYDNLAAYRFLAAGAAVVVTDYAGLGTTDRLHTYVNRVDEAHALLDAVRAARGVAGASVTGDSRVGLYGYSQGGGASAAAAELQPAYAPDVELAGTYAGAPPADLTEVMKGIDGSALAGALGWSINGFAQSDPSLRAVVDAHTNATGKAALADTSTMCVGDAIFGYGFTSSKKWTADGRSIADVIAAEPKLQAALAAQRIGRLRPAGPVRLVTGVQDDIVGHGQARQLAVDWCRKGGDVTYEAVILPNLGDKLLTNHVAPLLTDQGKAVSWLTDRLAGRPTGSNCWSMPVQP
- a CDS encoding LamB/YcsF family protein → MDLNADLGEGFGRWTLTDDEALLTCVTSANVACGFHAGDASVMRRVCDRAAERGVRIGAQFSYRDLAGFGRRSMDVPAAELTAETAYQIGALRVFAEAAGSTVSYVKPHGALYNRVVHDDAQAAAVVEGVLLAGGRPAVLGLPGSRLLAHARAAGLTAVGEAFADRAYTPRGTLVPRGEPGAVVHDGDAVVRRSVGMAVERAVTGVDGSRVPVVARSLCVHGDTPGAAALARRIRAALEEAGITVRAFA
- a CDS encoding DUF4031 domain-containing protein produces the protein MTVYIDPPTWPGHGRMWSHLVSDVSFEELHTFAASIGCPPKAFERDHYDIPDTRYADAVRAGAREVGSKEIVRRLTAAGLRRPKGRPAPSASR
- a CDS encoding Cmx/CmrA family chloramphenicol efflux MFS transporter, whose product is MPLAVYILGLSVFALGTSEFMLSGLLPPIADDMNVSIPQAGLLISAFATGMVIGAPLLAVATLRLPRRTTLIALISVFGLGQVAGALAPTYEVLFVSRVVSALACAGFWAVGAAVAIAMVPVGARARAMAVMIGGLSIANVLGVPLGAFLGESLGWRSAFWAVGAASAVALAGVVTRIPRIPLPDEKPQLKREVSIYRDRQVQLSVVITALAAGGVFCAFSYLSPLLTDVAGLSSGWVPWVLALFGLGALIGTTIGGRVADAHLFGVLVSGISASTVFLVALALLASNQVAVVVLAFLLGLSAFYTAPALNARMFNVAGVAPTLAGATTTAAFNLGNTSGPWLGGAVIDADFGFRATAWAGAAMMVLGLAAVLVSMRLGGRSTPSRRVAGGNAPADSDVAVTVTGRRTEQAAP
- a CDS encoding biotin-dependent carboxyltransferase family protein, with amino-acid sequence MTPGLAVVRAGALTTVQDEGRGGWAHLGVPRAGALDAPARHLANRLVGNAPDAAVLETTLTGCAVRLTGARSVTAVVGGAACRVTVDGRPVAWGAPVRVPEGAVLEAGPAVHGLRAYLAFAGGLVPDPVLGSRSADLLSGLGPPVLRDGDVLPLGEPGGPCPASGAVPWPGVPAELVLPLHPGPREAWFTAAALRTLTTAAYRVSERSNRIGLRTEGPALERARDGELPSEGMVLGAVQVPPDGRPVVFLNDHPTTGGYPVVGVVAESALAGAAQAAPGTPVRFVCA
- a CDS encoding allophanate hydrolase subunit 1, whose product is MSDFRVLPAGPHALLVEFASGEDAQAFHAELLRRRAGGGLAGVREVVPGARTVLLDGVGGAGGRSDAVRERLSELARELASWEVPPLVRGAGEAVEIRVVYDGPDLADVGRAWGVGVDEVARIHARTEFRVAFCGFAPGFGYLTGLPGHLRVPRRSTPRTRVPAGALALAGPYTGVYPRPSPGGWQLIGRMPEPDALWDPGREPAALLSPGTRVRFVATGAGA